A single genomic interval of Rhizobium leguminosarum bv. trifolii WSM1325 harbors:
- a CDS encoding alpha/beta hydrolase fold protein (PFAM: alpha/beta hydrolase fold~KEGG: met:M446_1520 alpha/beta hydrolase fold): MNRSIMSRTALAIAIAFSASAALPATSYAAKKVVTIHKLVVPQVTYHTVDVDGTKIFYREAGPADAPVVLLLHGFPTSSHMFRNLIPILADKYHVIAPDYPGFGQSDAPDHTKFAYTFQHYADIVDSLLGKLDIKEYAMYVMDYGAPVGYRLALKHPDRVAALIVQNGNAYEEGLKEFWDPIKAYWKNDTPENRQALLVLFKPETTVFQYTDGMSDLAHIDPDNWGHDQALLDRPGNNDIQLDLFHDYGTNVPLYPEFQKFFRDKKPSTLIVWGKNDKIFPADGASPYLRDLPHAEMHLLDTGHFALEDKLPEMAPLIHDFLDRKLSRN, encoded by the coding sequence ATGAACAGGTCCATCATGAGCAGAACCGCCTTGGCCATAGCGATCGCGTTTTCTGCATCAGCAGCTCTGCCGGCCACCTCTTACGCAGCGAAGAAGGTTGTCACCATACATAAGCTCGTGGTCCCGCAGGTTACCTATCACACGGTTGACGTCGACGGCACGAAGATCTTTTATCGCGAGGCCGGCCCCGCCGACGCTCCCGTCGTCCTCCTGCTTCACGGGTTTCCGACGTCTTCGCACATGTTCCGGAACCTCATCCCGATCCTCGCCGACAAGTACCACGTCATCGCGCCGGATTACCCCGGCTTCGGGCAGAGCGATGCGCCGGATCACACCAAGTTCGCCTACACGTTTCAGCACTACGCCGACATCGTCGACAGCCTCCTTGGAAAACTGGATATCAAGGAGTACGCGATGTACGTCATGGATTATGGCGCACCCGTGGGCTATCGCCTTGCGCTGAAGCATCCGGACCGGGTGGCAGCCCTGATTGTGCAGAATGGCAACGCCTACGAAGAGGGCCTCAAGGAGTTTTGGGATCCGATCAAGGCATACTGGAAAAACGACACGCCCGAAAACCGGCAGGCCTTGCTGGTGCTTTTCAAGCCCGAGACCACTGTGTTCCAGTACACGGATGGCATGAGTGACCTGGCGCACATCGATCCCGACAACTGGGGACACGATCAGGCCCTGCTCGATCGCCCCGGAAACAACGACATTCAGCTCGACCTCTTCCACGACTACGGTACGAACGTCCCGCTCTATCCGGAATTCCAGAAGTTCTTCCGGGACAAGAAGCCGTCGACCCTGATCGTCTGGGGGAAGAACGACAAGATCTTCCCGGCCGACGGCGCGTCGCCCTATCTGCGCGACCTGCCGCACGCCGAGATGCATCTGCTCGACACGGGCCACTTCGCGCTCGAAGATAAGCTGCCGGAGATGGCTCCGCTCATCCACGATTTCCTGGATAGGAAGCTCAGCCGCAACTAG
- a CDS encoding beta-lactamase domain protein (PFAM: beta-lactamase domain protein~KEGG: bja:blr7067 putative cyclase) translates to MTKHDYHLSRRGFCLCCLGGATFAATGGWLTPAEVFAAAKSLVVQIREAAATADITTTKLRGGISALSGSGGNMGVLVGDDGKLLVDAGITATRPKIEKVLADLGPQPIKHLINSHWHFDHTDGNEWLNSEGAMIMAHPNSLKHLTVATRVVDWDFDFPASPKGALPTMLMKGDEETLKQNGQTIKLKYYGPAHTDSDISVFFQEANVVHVADTFWNGVYPFIDYSTGGSIDGQIQAAEANVKMVDDQTIVIPGHGEIGNKKDLIDWRDMLVGIRENVAKLKKDGRSVEETIAAKPTAKWDSVFGNWAISPALFTRLAYEGV, encoded by the coding sequence ATGACCAAGCACGATTACCACCTCTCGAGACGTGGCTTCTGCCTCTGCTGCCTCGGCGGCGCGACCTTCGCGGCCACGGGCGGCTGGCTGACTCCGGCCGAGGTTTTCGCCGCCGCCAAAAGTCTCGTTGTCCAGATCCGCGAAGCAGCCGCCACAGCGGATATCACGACGACCAAGCTACGCGGCGGCATCAGTGCGTTGTCCGGTTCCGGTGGCAACATGGGCGTCCTCGTCGGCGACGACGGGAAGCTCCTTGTCGACGCCGGGATCACCGCGACGCGTCCCAAGATCGAGAAGGTGCTCGCCGATCTCGGGCCACAGCCGATCAAGCATCTCATCAACTCGCATTGGCACTTCGATCATACGGATGGCAACGAGTGGCTGAATTCGGAGGGGGCGATGATCATGGCCCATCCGAACTCGCTGAAGCACCTGACGGTCGCCACCCGCGTCGTCGACTGGGACTTCGACTTCCCGGCGTCGCCAAAGGGGGCGCTGCCGACGATGCTGATGAAGGGCGACGAGGAGACGCTCAAGCAAAACGGCCAGACGATCAAGTTGAAGTACTATGGCCCGGCGCATACCGACAGCGACATCTCGGTGTTCTTCCAGGAGGCGAATGTCGTCCATGTCGCCGACACCTTCTGGAACGGCGTCTACCCCTTCATCGACTATTCGACGGGCGGCAGCATCGACGGACAGATCCAGGCCGCCGAGGCCAACGTCAAGATGGTCGACGACCAGACGATCGTCATTCCCGGACATGGGGAGATTGGCAACAAGAAGGATCTCATCGATTGGCGGGACATGCTCGTCGGCATCCGCGAAAACGTCGCCAAGTTGAAAAAGGATGGTCGGAGCGTAGAAGAAACGATCGCGGCGAAACCAACGGCAAAATGGGATTCCGTTTTCGGCAACTGGGCGATTTCGCCTGCATTGTTCACCCGACTTGCCTATGAAGGCGTCTAA
- a CDS encoding pyridoxamine 5'-phosphate oxidase-related FMN-binding (PFAM: pyridoxamine 5'-phosphate oxidase-related FMN-binding~KEGG: mlo:mll3525 hypothetical protein), with protein sequence MDSGKHFSSDVAFSRSVKEIQERKGSRRSYAHVEERGGWATSITPELKDFIEKQISIFVATANRDCQPYIQHRGGPPGFLRVINETTLGFADYVGNRQYITQGNLVDNDKAQLFLVDYGSRSRVKIWGTASVIEGDAELLEQLMPKGYQARPEQVILFNVEAWDANCPQHIPLRFEAEEVLKAMDTRDRRIKELEAEIAILKAAATGIR encoded by the coding sequence GTGGACAGCGGAAAACACTTCTCAAGCGACGTCGCGTTCTCGCGGTCGGTGAAGGAGATCCAGGAGCGGAAGGGATCGCGCCGATCGTACGCCCATGTCGAAGAACGCGGCGGATGGGCGACGTCGATCACGCCCGAACTGAAGGACTTCATCGAGAAGCAGATCAGTATCTTCGTGGCCACCGCAAACAGGGACTGCCAACCATACATCCAGCATCGCGGCGGTCCGCCCGGTTTCCTTCGTGTCATCAACGAGACCACGCTGGGGTTCGCCGACTACGTTGGCAATCGCCAGTACATCACGCAGGGCAACCTCGTAGACAATGACAAGGCGCAGCTCTTCCTGGTCGACTATGGCAGTCGTTCTCGAGTGAAGATCTGGGGTACGGCTAGCGTGATCGAGGGCGACGCGGAACTCCTCGAACAGTTGATGCCGAAGGGATACCAGGCGAGACCGGAGCAGGTGATCCTGTTCAATGTCGAGGCCTGGGATGCAAACTGCCCGCAGCACATTCCGCTACGGTTCGAAGCCGAAGAGGTCCTGAAGGCGATGGACACCAGGGATAGAAGGATCAAGGAATTGGAAGCCGAGATCGCCATTCTGAAAGCGGCCGCGACGGGCATTCGATAG
- a CDS encoding protein of unknown function DUF1348 (PFAM: protein of unknown function DUF1348~KEGG: mrd:Mrad2831_4684 hypothetical protein) — MTRPPLPPFTLQSAIEKVRLAEDGWNTRDPSKVALAYSVDSHWRNRAEFVVGRQAIEAFLARKWTKELDYRLIKELWAFSGNRIAVRFAYEHHDDSGTWYRAYGNENWEFDADGLMTYRHASINEHPIKLEERAFNWPLGRRPEGHWGLSHFGF, encoded by the coding sequence ATGACCCGCCCGCCGTTGCCTCCCTTCACCCTCCAGTCTGCGATCGAGAAAGTGCGGCTGGCGGAGGACGGCTGGAACACCCGCGACCCATCGAAGGTCGCCTTGGCGTACAGCGTCGACAGCCATTGGCGAAACCGCGCGGAGTTCGTCGTCGGGCGTCAAGCCATCGAAGCCTTCCTTGCTCGCAAGTGGACGAAGGAACTCGACTACCGTCTGATCAAGGAGTTGTGGGCGTTCTCCGGAAACCGGATCGCCGTGCGCTTCGCCTATGAACATCACGACGACAGCGGCACCTGGTATCGGGCCTACGGAAACGAGAACTGGGAATTCGACGCCGATGGTCTGATGACGTATCGGCACGCCAGCATCAACGAGCATCCCATCAAGCTGGAAGAGCGCGCATTCAACTGGCCGCTCGGACGAAGGCCGGAGGGCCACTGGGGCCTCAGCCACTTTGGTTTCTAG
- a CDS encoding peptidase C14 caspase catalytic subunit p20 (PFAM: peptidase C14 caspase catalytic subunit p20~SMART: Peptidase C14, caspase precursor p45, core~KEGG: xau:Xaut_0773 peptidase C14 caspase catalytic subunit P20), translating into MNRKMAALVIGVADYSEGNKLANPVHDAVDLGDKLRGYGFEVIVVTDCTKRDMDKQLKEFRTLLETHDVGLFFFAGHGMQIDGTNFLLATDTEMDTELDAKHTSLSLDRVVDVMAKSAASTKIIVLDACRNNPWERAWHRGPALRGLASVYAPKGTIIGFATSPGEVALDGAGRNGTYTEALLEHIDTPDSSIETMFKRVRNTVAASSGGRQTTWEHTSLSGEFYFNLSLGNLVDEYDGTALADSLFVLDPGRKSHNIIAGLKTYNWYKQNPALDRLDAASANKMSKDNLFVLGRNIYQAACGSAGSAITFIDNFMDKTRGFNREARKSLLDGILFEVFFDSQAHMRDKMKRRYFNEVFELQRFADLKQSFDFIAEVLTTAAGKFYALPGKGHDLAVSVSTKSEDGMIIVDAVYVGGVDVLRREDDNDADEHDPPRYWRLSPQEIKERLSEELVVPTRLLKLTFTPGAAVKEEELGFPMGWTVRQT; encoded by the coding sequence ATGAATCGGAAAATGGCAGCGCTGGTGATTGGGGTGGCAGACTACTCCGAGGGAAACAAGCTCGCCAATCCCGTTCACGATGCTGTTGACCTAGGCGACAAATTGAGGGGTTACGGGTTCGAGGTCATCGTCGTAACTGACTGCACGAAAAGGGATATGGACAAGCAGTTAAAGGAGTTCCGTACGCTGCTAGAAACCCACGACGTGGGGCTGTTCTTCTTTGCGGGCCATGGAATGCAAATCGATGGGACCAACTTCCTTCTTGCCACCGATACCGAAATGGACACGGAGTTGGACGCAAAGCACACGTCCCTTTCGCTCGACAGAGTGGTGGACGTCATGGCGAAGTCGGCAGCGTCCACTAAGATCATCGTACTCGATGCATGTCGGAATAACCCCTGGGAGCGCGCTTGGCATCGTGGCCCAGCACTTAGGGGGCTTGCTTCGGTTTACGCGCCGAAGGGAACTATAATTGGCTTTGCGACATCTCCCGGAGAGGTTGCGTTGGATGGCGCGGGCCGCAACGGGACATACACCGAAGCATTACTCGAGCATATCGACACTCCTGATAGCTCCATCGAGACCATGTTCAAGCGCGTACGCAATACAGTTGCGGCATCGAGTGGAGGTCGGCAGACCACGTGGGAACACACCTCGCTATCCGGAGAGTTCTATTTTAACCTGAGTTTGGGTAACTTGGTTGATGAATACGATGGCACCGCGCTTGCGGACAGCCTCTTCGTCCTCGATCCTGGCCGGAAATCGCACAACATCATTGCCGGACTGAAGACATATAACTGGTATAAACAGAACCCAGCACTAGATCGGCTCGACGCCGCCTCTGCAAACAAAATGTCGAAAGACAACTTGTTCGTCCTCGGGCGGAATATCTACCAGGCGGCCTGCGGATCAGCGGGCTCCGCAATCACGTTCATCGACAATTTCATGGATAAGACACGCGGATTCAATCGGGAAGCAAGGAAGTCACTTCTGGACGGCATCTTGTTCGAAGTCTTCTTCGACTCCCAAGCGCATATGCGGGACAAAATGAAAAGACGGTATTTTAACGAGGTTTTCGAGTTGCAGCGCTTCGCCGACCTGAAGCAAAGTTTCGATTTCATTGCAGAAGTGCTGACCACGGCCGCTGGCAAGTTCTATGCCTTGCCTGGCAAGGGACACGATCTGGCTGTAAGCGTTTCCACGAAGAGCGAGGATGGCATGATCATCGTGGACGCAGTGTATGTCGGAGGTGTGGACGTGCTTCGGCGAGAAGACGATAATGATGCCGATGAACACGACCCACCTCGTTATTGGAGGCTGAGCCCACAGGAAATAAAGGAGAGACTTAGCGAAGAGCTTGTCGTACCTACACGCTTGTTGAAGTTGACTTTCACTCCTGGTGCCGCTGTAAAGGAAGAGGAATTGGGGTTCCCAATGGGTTGGACTGTCAGGCAAACATGA
- a CDS encoding PAS/PAC sensor signal transduction histidine kinase (KEGG: smd:Smed_5524 PAS/PAC sensor signal transduction histidine kinase~TIGRFAM: PAS sensor protein~PFAM: ATP-binding region ATPase domain protein; PAS fold-3 domain protein; PAS fold domain protein; PAS fold-4 domain protein; histidine kinase A domain protein~SMART: ATP-binding region ATPase domain protein; PAC repeat-containing protein; PAS domain containing protein): protein MQMRAGLQMLRALSADADREGIADVLVRACLPIDGVTNAEVVFLSDDHSALGVPLEAISGLRQNQQTVLTTTGAMAGAASVFVPLRCDDRLLAILKLEVLGHRADDVQYQKDFETLAAFAALRIDRMAVQADLDQARERARLAERELRLSWDMLPAHAWYTRPDGTLEAVNREWSGYFGLTEKELSGFGYMRVFHPDDMQKVMDVWMRSLSQEVPGEVETRMMRANGEAGVFLIRAVPVRDENGKVIRWYGINIDVEDLKNAEREIARTAAALAEGQKMSRTGSWSWRPGTDSFSWSDECARIFGMDPNERQPSFAAMLERVHPDDRTAIEPSDASPESSPGDTQNEIRIVVSDGTITFGESRTHIVRDLAGTVVEYVGTVRDITESKLAQDRIQESERRYAATLSSIGDAVISTDDKGRLMFINPVAEKLTGWTQIEAAERPVGEVFQLIGETRELVGDPVSEVLAREVDPLIGIQYALRSKAGSELIIDVSGAPIIDSRGEMKGAVLVFRDMTQRNETADALRRSKEDLARMSRLTAIGELAVSVAHEMNQPLMAIVTNAAASMSWLEGKPSNIKEATQAIGWVLRDGHRAGEVLSGILALARNSRPKFEPLNVRGVIEEVLQLTKSEIRQRGVVVETVYDDAADAVTGDRIQLQQVLINLVMNGADAMTPLEDERRVLHVATKRLSDGLTQVSVSDNGVGLDPDTAERAFEAFFTTKATGIGMGLSICRSIIEAHGGHIWVTTEKGKGSTFTFTLLPPSSSQERSAAPEE, encoded by the coding sequence ATGCAAATGAGGGCAGGCCTGCAAATGCTCAGAGCGCTGTCCGCCGATGCAGACCGCGAAGGGATCGCCGATGTCCTCGTTAGAGCATGCCTTCCTATCGACGGCGTAACCAACGCCGAGGTGGTTTTCCTTTCGGATGATCATTCAGCTCTCGGCGTCCCCCTCGAGGCGATCTCGGGGTTGCGCCAAAACCAGCAGACGGTCCTGACGACGACAGGCGCCATGGCAGGCGCGGCATCCGTCTTCGTGCCGTTGCGCTGTGACGACCGCCTTCTTGCCATATTGAAACTTGAAGTACTCGGGCACCGGGCGGACGACGTCCAATACCAAAAGGATTTCGAGACACTTGCGGCGTTCGCCGCCCTGCGGATCGACAGGATGGCGGTGCAGGCGGATCTAGACCAGGCCCGCGAGCGAGCGCGACTGGCCGAGCGAGAGCTGCGGCTGTCCTGGGACATGCTTCCCGCACACGCCTGGTACACGAGACCAGACGGAACCCTTGAGGCCGTGAATCGGGAATGGTCAGGGTACTTCGGCCTGACGGAAAAAGAATTGTCGGGGTTCGGCTATATGCGGGTGTTCCATCCCGACGACATGCAAAAGGTCATGGACGTGTGGATGCGGTCCCTCTCTCAGGAAGTGCCAGGAGAGGTCGAGACGCGAATGATGCGCGCGAATGGCGAGGCCGGCGTTTTCCTTATTCGCGCCGTGCCTGTCCGTGACGAGAATGGCAAGGTCATTCGATGGTATGGCATCAACATCGACGTGGAAGACTTGAAGAACGCCGAGCGTGAAATCGCCCGGACGGCTGCCGCCCTAGCGGAAGGTCAGAAGATGAGTCGGACCGGAAGCTGGTCCTGGAGGCCCGGCACGGACTCTTTCTCGTGGTCTGACGAATGCGCCCGGATCTTCGGCATGGACCCAAACGAACGACAGCCGTCCTTCGCCGCGATGCTCGAGCGCGTGCACCCGGACGACAGGACGGCGATCGAGCCGAGCGACGCCTCTCCGGAGTCATCGCCGGGGGACACGCAGAACGAGATTCGGATCGTCGTATCCGACGGGACTATCACCTTCGGCGAAAGCCGGACCCACATCGTACGCGACCTGGCCGGCACAGTGGTCGAATACGTCGGGACTGTGCGAGATATAACAGAGTCAAAGCTGGCGCAGGACAGAATCCAGGAAAGCGAGCGGCGATACGCCGCGACACTCTCAAGCATTGGCGACGCCGTCATATCGACCGACGACAAGGGTCGCCTCATGTTCATCAATCCGGTAGCGGAAAAGCTTACTGGTTGGACGCAGATCGAAGCTGCGGAGAGACCTGTCGGAGAAGTGTTTCAGTTGATCGGCGAAACGCGTGAGCTCGTCGGCGACCCGGTCTCGGAAGTCCTCGCAAGGGAAGTCGACCCGCTTATCGGGATCCAATACGCACTTCGGTCAAAGGCAGGCTCGGAGCTTATAATCGACGTGTCGGGCGCGCCCATCATCGACTCTCGGGGTGAAATGAAGGGCGCGGTCCTGGTCTTCCGGGACATGACCCAGCGAAACGAAACGGCGGACGCTCTGCGCAGATCCAAGGAGGATCTTGCGCGCATGAGCCGCCTGACTGCGATCGGCGAACTGGCGGTCTCGGTCGCACATGAGATGAACCAGCCCCTGATGGCGATCGTCACCAACGCGGCTGCCTCCATGAGTTGGCTCGAAGGCAAGCCCTCAAACATCAAAGAGGCGACGCAGGCGATCGGCTGGGTGCTCCGAGATGGACATCGCGCGGGAGAGGTTCTGAGCGGAATACTCGCGCTGGCGAGAAATTCTCGCCCCAAGTTCGAGCCGTTGAACGTCCGGGGCGTAATCGAGGAAGTTCTGCAGTTGACGAAGAGCGAAATTCGTCAACGAGGCGTCGTTGTCGAGACCGTCTATGACGACGCCGCCGACGCGGTCACTGGCGACCGCATCCAGCTCCAGCAGGTCCTGATCAACCTAGTCATGAACGGCGCGGACGCGATGACGCCGCTGGAAGACGAGCGGAGGGTGCTCCATGTCGCCACCAAAAGGTTAAGCGATGGGCTTACCCAGGTGAGCGTGTCGGACAACGGCGTCGGACTCGATCCAGATACGGCCGAACGGGCTTTCGAGGCGTTCTTCACCACCAAGGCGACTGGGATCGGCATGGGTCTATCAATCTGCCGGTCCATCATCGAGGCGCATGGGGGACACATATGGGTCACGACGGAGAAGGGCAAGGGAAGCACGTTCACTTTCACCCTACTACCTCCTTCATCCTCGCAGGAGCGATCCGCAGCTCCTGAAGAATAG
- a CDS encoding protein of unknown function DUF983 (PFAM: protein of unknown function DUF983~KEGG: smd:Smed_1973 protein of unknown function DUF983), which yields MDEEYPPLSPLKTGVRGLCPRCGRGHLFDGFLALRKECEVCGLDYSFADPADGPAFFVICFACVPTVLLSVWLAVAHQASIWTQIFVTGPFMILTCVPPLRPLKGWLVASQYFYKAEEGKLSRQDDVNRE from the coding sequence ATGGACGAAGAGTATCCGCCGTTATCGCCGCTCAAGACGGGCGTCCGTGGGCTGTGTCCCCGATGCGGCCGCGGCCATCTGTTCGACGGCTTCCTCGCTTTGCGCAAGGAGTGCGAGGTCTGTGGCCTTGACTACTCGTTCGCCGATCCCGCCGACGGGCCTGCATTCTTCGTGATCTGCTTCGCCTGCGTTCCAACGGTACTGTTGTCGGTCTGGCTTGCAGTCGCGCATCAGGCGTCGATCTGGACCCAGATCTTCGTGACGGGGCCATTCATGATTTTGACGTGCGTCCCGCCCTTGCGCCCTCTCAAGGGCTGGCTTGTCGCCAGCCAGTATTTCTACAAGGCCGAGGAGGGGAAGCTGTCTCGGCAGGATGACGTCAACCGCGAGTGA
- a CDS encoding protein of unknown function DUF302 (PFAM: protein of unknown function DUF302~KEGG: bav:BAV3286 exported protein) — protein MHLKPVEHRTSHSFEETLETVRKAVGKVGMSIFAEVDHAKAARENGLSMPETRVLVYGNPKAGTPVMLDTPLAALDLPLRILVRELPGHNSAVAFHPIAEMFEELGVKREVAARFDAVQQTIIDEACGGCPTGTDDHKAASRHS, from the coding sequence ATGCATTTGAAACCCGTCGAGCACCGCACATCCCACTCCTTCGAGGAGACGCTGGAAACGGTCAGGAAAGCGGTTGGGAAGGTTGGGATGTCGATCTTCGCAGAGGTCGACCATGCGAAGGCCGCACGAGAGAACGGGCTATCGATGCCGGAGACGCGTGTTCTCGTCTACGGCAATCCGAAGGCTGGAACACCTGTGATGCTGGACACGCCGCTCGCCGCACTCGATCTCCCACTACGAATTCTTGTCCGGGAGCTGCCTGGGCACAATTCTGCGGTCGCCTTCCACCCGATAGCGGAGATGTTTGAAGAGCTCGGAGTCAAGCGGGAAGTCGCTGCCCGTTTTGATGCGGTCCAACAGACTATCATCGACGAGGCCTGTGGGGGCTGCCCGACAGGAACTGATGATCACAAGGCCGCTTCACGTCACTCTTGA
- a CDS encoding short-chain dehydrogenase/reductase SDR (PFAM: short-chain dehydrogenase/reductase SDR~KEGG: bxe:Bxe_C0813 putative short-chain dehydrogenase/reductase): MSNTLNGKVALVTGGSRGLGAAVALALADEGADVAITYEKSRDRAEGVVAQIEQRGRRAVAIQSDQGDPSQAEPLIANVVERLGKLDILVNNAAVAWQGRKIDDPEIDNSAMDRQWAINVSGVVANIRAASRVLPEGGRIISVGSGVGTRAGFPGTADYAGTKAALIGYSKGVARDLGPRKITVNVVQAGIMATDMLAGSEDKLPAGILDLHALGRIATVEEVAAGIIFLASPSASYVTGSVLDVNGGYLA; the protein is encoded by the coding sequence ATGAGCAACACTCTCAATGGAAAAGTCGCGCTTGTGACGGGTGGCTCTCGAGGTCTGGGCGCCGCCGTGGCCCTCGCTCTCGCCGACGAGGGCGCCGACGTCGCGATCACCTACGAGAAATCGAGAGACCGGGCAGAAGGCGTTGTGGCGCAGATCGAACAGCGCGGCCGCCGTGCTGTGGCGATCCAGTCGGACCAGGGCGACCCATCACAAGCGGAACCTCTCATAGCTAACGTGGTCGAACGTCTCGGCAAATTGGACATCCTCGTGAACAATGCCGCGGTGGCGTGGCAGGGTCGGAAAATCGACGATCCGGAGATCGACAACTCCGCTATGGACCGGCAATGGGCGATAAACGTGTCTGGCGTCGTCGCAAACATCAGAGCGGCATCCAGAGTTCTTCCCGAGGGCGGGCGGATCATCTCGGTCGGCTCCGGCGTCGGCACCCGCGCGGGCTTCCCTGGAACCGCGGACTATGCGGGCACCAAGGCTGCCTTGATCGGCTATTCAAAAGGGGTCGCCCGCGATCTCGGGCCGCGAAAGATTACTGTCAACGTGGTTCAGGCGGGGATCATGGCGACCGACATGTTAGCCGGATCGGAAGACAAGCTGCCAGCGGGGATCCTGGATCTTCATGCCCTTGGACGGATCGCCACCGTAGAGGAAGTGGCCGCCGGCATTATCTTCCTTGCAAGCCCGTCGGCGAGCTACGTCACGGGTTCGGTTCTGGACGTCAACGGCGGATACCTCGCTTAA
- a CDS encoding alpha/beta hydrolase fold protein (PFAM: alpha/beta hydrolase fold~KEGG: cak:Caul_0299 alpha/beta hydrolase fold), producing MKSGSTFPLTRRDALLAGSAAAVALAVGPSASAATKQQQSTMENKFMGTVKVKDGTEIFYKDWGPKDGQPIVFHHGWPLSGDDWDNQMLFFLGEGFRVIAHDRRGHGRSSQSRTGHEMDTYAADVAEVAEALDLKNAVHIGHSTGGGEVVHYVARSKPGRVAKAVIAGAIPPVMLKSDKNPGGLPIDVFDGLRKALAANRAQFYIDVPTGPFYGFNRPDAKISQGLIDNWWRQGMMGAANAHYECIKAFSETDFTEDLKKIEVPVYVIHGTDDQIVPYKDAAELSVKLLKHGTLKLYDGYPHGMLSTHPEVLNSDILAFIKA from the coding sequence ATGAAATCCGGGTCAACTTTCCCACTCACAAGACGAGACGCATTGCTCGCAGGATCGGCCGCCGCCGTGGCGCTGGCAGTCGGTCCGTCGGCATCAGCCGCCACCAAACAGCAACAATCAACAATGGAGAACAAGTTCATGGGTACTGTGAAGGTGAAAGACGGAACCGAAATCTTCTACAAGGACTGGGGTCCGAAGGACGGGCAGCCGATCGTATTCCACCACGGCTGGCCGCTCAGCGGCGACGACTGGGACAACCAGATGCTCTTCTTTCTCGGAGAAGGTTTCCGGGTCATCGCACATGATCGCCGAGGGCACGGCCGCTCGTCGCAGAGCCGGACGGGTCACGAGATGGACACCTACGCGGCTGACGTTGCAGAGGTGGCGGAAGCGCTCGATCTCAAGAATGCGGTCCACATCGGCCACTCGACAGGAGGCGGCGAAGTAGTCCATTACGTCGCGCGGTCAAAACCGGGCAGGGTTGCCAAGGCGGTCATCGCCGGCGCAATTCCGCCGGTCATGTTGAAGTCTGACAAGAACCCCGGCGGCCTGCCGATCGACGTGTTCGACGGCTTGCGCAAGGCGCTGGCCGCCAACCGCGCACAGTTCTACATCGACGTTCCGACCGGCCCCTTCTACGGCTTCAATCGTCCGGACGCCAAGATCTCCCAGGGCCTGATCGACAACTGGTGGCGGCAGGGCATGATGGGCGCTGCAAATGCCCACTACGAGTGCATCAAGGCGTTCTCGGAGACGGACTTTACCGAAGATCTGAAGAAGATCGAGGTTCCGGTCTACGTCATTCACGGAACCGACGATCAGATCGTGCCCTACAAGGACGCGGCGGAGCTTTCAGTCAAACTCCTGAAGCACGGCACCTTGAAGCTTTACGATGGATATCCGCATGGGATGCTGTCGACGCACCCCGAAGTGCTGAATTCGGACATCTTGGCGTTCATCAAAGCCTGA